One Bombus pyrosoma isolate SC7728 linkage group LG9, ASM1482585v1, whole genome shotgun sequence genomic window carries:
- the LOC122570613 gene encoding uncharacterized protein LOC122570613, giving the protein MRAPWLLLILARILEMVLGDHVCHRNHTDISIPDQRSSEILSRRRRLTFPMGSTFVLTLSILQPIQIKLPSNWNLDFEFDVIWPIPQQENFRKKYHKKRPWMVKRRHRRELYGTFETALNSRNLPGKQCILRTICEAKTLLSPRGVSFVEDVIRLILSNVERVKEVDSYDVAYRTKMPCDVIYPCPFSLLKLLLFNLYSDDLG; this is encoded by the exons ATGAGGGCCCCGTGGCTGCTGCTGATTCTCGCTAGGATCCTCGAGATGGTCCTCGGGGACCACGTGTGTCACCGTAATCACACCGACATCAGCATTCCCGATCAAAGATCATCGGAGATTCTGTCCAGACGAAGGCGACTCACTTTTCCAATGGGCAGCACATTTGTG CTGACGCTGTCCATATTGCAACCGATTCAAATTAAACTACCCAGCAACTGGAATCTCGATTTCGAGTTCGATGTAATTTGGCCGATACCGCAGCAAGAGAATTTCCGGAAAAAATATCACAAGAAGAGGCCGTGGATGGTGAAACGACGTCATCGTCGCGAATTGTACGGCACTTTTGAGACCGCGTTGAATAG TCGGAACCTACCAGGAAAACAGTGCATTCTCAGGACGATTTGCGAGGCAAAAACGCTGTTGAGTCCACGAGGAGTGTCATTTGTGGAAGACGTTATTCGATTGATATTAAG CAACGTTGAACGTGTGAAGGAAGTGGATTCCTACGACGTTGCTTACAGAACAAAGATGCCATGTGACGTTATTTATCCTTGTCCATTTTCTCTCTTGAAGCTGTTACTCTTTAACTTGTACTCCGACGATCTAggttaa